Proteins co-encoded in one Vibrio fortis genomic window:
- the argA gene encoding amino-acid N-acetyltransferase codes for MKLRSTALVKGFRQSTPYVNAHRGKTMVIMLGGEAVADRNFGNIINDIALLHSLGVKIVLVHGARPQINELLSKQDCYTPYHKNVRVTDEYALGVAMQAAGQLQLAITARLSMSLNNTPMAGTQLNVMSGNFVTAQPLGVDDGTDYCHSGRIRRIDIEGINRTLDQGSIVLLGPIASSVTGESFNLLSEEVATQVAIRLKADKLIGFCSEQGVIDSDGNVLAELFPKDAKQILDRLMESQDPAQDMSSGTQRFLKGAIAACRAGVPRCHLVSYKLDGALIQELFSFDGIGTQVVMASAEQVRQAQIDDIGGIFDLIRPLEEQGILVRRSREQLEQEIHRFTIIEKDGLIIGCAALYSYPEDHMAEMACVAIHPDYRDGNRGQLLLNYMRHQSKSQDIDQIFVLTTHSLHWFREQGFYEIGVDELPMEKQGLYNYQRKSKILALNV; via the coding sequence GTGAAATTAAGAAGTACCGCCTTAGTTAAAGGATTCAGACAATCGACCCCCTACGTTAATGCTCACCGTGGAAAAACCATGGTTATCATGCTGGGAGGCGAAGCAGTAGCCGATCGAAACTTCGGTAATATTATCAATGATATTGCCCTACTTCACAGCCTAGGTGTAAAGATCGTTCTGGTTCATGGTGCTCGTCCTCAAATTAACGAACTACTGTCAAAACAAGATTGCTACACTCCTTATCACAAGAATGTCCGCGTTACTGATGAGTATGCATTGGGGGTTGCCATGCAAGCTGCGGGACAATTGCAGCTTGCAATCACAGCTCGACTGTCAATGAGTTTAAACAACACCCCGATGGCCGGAACTCAACTGAATGTCATGAGTGGTAACTTCGTCACCGCGCAACCACTTGGGGTCGATGATGGCACCGATTATTGCCACAGCGGAAGAATCCGTCGTATTGATATTGAAGGAATCAACCGTACCCTCGACCAAGGCTCTATTGTTCTGCTCGGCCCGATTGCCAGCTCAGTAACGGGTGAAAGCTTCAACCTACTTTCCGAAGAGGTGGCAACTCAAGTCGCGATTCGCCTCAAAGCAGATAAGTTAATTGGGTTTTGCTCTGAGCAAGGGGTTATCGATAGCGATGGCAATGTACTCGCAGAACTTTTCCCAAAAGACGCTAAACAGATACTCGATCGCCTAATGGAGTCACAAGATCCTGCTCAAGACATGAGCAGCGGTACTCAACGATTTTTAAAGGGTGCCATTGCCGCTTGTCGTGCTGGTGTACCACGTTGTCACTTAGTGAGTTACAAACTTGACGGTGCTCTTATCCAAGAGCTCTTCTCGTTCGATGGTATCGGTACACAAGTCGTTATGGCGAGTGCTGAACAAGTCAGACAAGCACAAATCGATGATATCGGTGGTATCTTCGACCTCATTCGTCCTCTTGAAGAGCAAGGCATTTTGGTTCGTCGTTCTCGTGAGCAGCTCGAACAAGAGATTCACCGTTTCACCATCATCGAGAAAGATGGGCTGATCATCGGTTGTGCCGCACTATACAGTTACCCAGAAGATCATATGGCCGAGATGGCGTGCGTTGCTATTCACCCAGACTACCGAGATGGCAACCGTGGGCAATTGCTGCTCAACTACATGAGACATCAATCTAAATCTCAGGATATTGATCAGATTTTTGTACTGACGACTCACAGTCTGCACTGGTTTAGAGAACAAGGTTTTTACGAGATTGGTGTCGATGAACTGCCAATGGAGAAACAGGGGCTCTACAACTACCAGCGCAAGTCAAAAATACTGGCGTTGAATGTCTAG
- a CDS encoding DUF2850 domain-containing protein, giving the protein MQAPVSKNKIDDITKSLYSEADKQKNANFKRKFVERSLMLLALVGSIAVVILYQDVFARMQAASTPKSMIYGTWVEQNVAHYATDEFVLNERGVSVAGSIIATDFAFDGNYFEYRSAGKTHRFKMVNSDNTEMRLDSGAYYNPVFRLKGYNDHSVR; this is encoded by the coding sequence ATGCAAGCCCCAGTAAGTAAGAACAAAATCGACGACATCACGAAGAGCTTGTATAGCGAGGCGGATAAGCAAAAGAATGCCAACTTCAAACGTAAGTTTGTCGAGCGCAGTTTAATGCTATTGGCACTGGTAGGCTCGATCGCTGTAGTGATCTTGTATCAAGATGTTTTCGCTCGTATGCAGGCGGCATCAACGCCTAAGAGTATGATTTACGGCACTTGGGTAGAACAAAATGTCGCGCATTACGCAACCGATGAGTTCGTATTGAATGAGCGAGGCGTTTCTGTTGCTGGCTCTATCATTGCGACGGATTTTGCCTTTGATGGTAACTACTTTGAATATCGTTCTGCAGGGAAGACTCATCGTTTTAAGATGGTTAATTCCGATAATACCGAGATGAGACTAGACTCAGGTGCCTATTACAATCCCGTCTTTCGTTTAAAGGGCTATAACGACCATTCAGTTCGTTAG
- the mltA gene encoding murein transglycosylase A — protein MILVIKKWLPLVSASVLFGCAQPTDRAQQYLDDEFPRILNKVEQIETNAPRDYTAFSEQAEMVVSKSPSMAKIYQPLYQQLNEWALQSGNPQDLANYGVQAAQLGGGDKQGNVLFTGYFSPVMELRHEPNEEYRYPVYALPNCGQECPTRAEIYDGALDGLGLELGYAANRIDPFMMEVQGSGFVHFGDDDTLEYFAYAGKNNKAYVSIGRVLIELGLVPREKMSLKAIKEWVLANDPEVVKELLEQNPSFVFFQANEDLSVMGSAGIPLLPMAAVAGDRSILPMGTPILAEVPLLNADGTWSGAHQLRLLLVLDTGGAVKQNHLDLYHGMGARAGTEAGHYKHFGRVWKLGLDGSATEAPWALPPEKAE, from the coding sequence ATGATTCTTGTGATTAAAAAATGGCTCCCTCTGGTTTCGGCCTCTGTATTATTCGGCTGTGCACAACCGACAGACCGCGCTCAACAATATCTTGATGATGAATTTCCTCGCATCTTAAATAAGGTTGAGCAAATTGAAACCAACGCGCCTAGAGACTACACGGCTTTTTCTGAGCAAGCTGAGATGGTGGTTTCTAAGTCCCCCTCTATGGCAAAAATCTACCAACCTTTGTACCAGCAATTGAATGAGTGGGCGTTACAGAGTGGTAATCCACAAGATCTCGCAAATTATGGTGTTCAAGCTGCACAGCTAGGTGGTGGAGACAAGCAAGGTAATGTTCTATTCACTGGCTATTTCTCCCCTGTCATGGAACTGCGCCATGAGCCGAACGAAGAGTACCGTTACCCTGTTTATGCGTTACCTAACTGTGGTCAAGAGTGTCCAACTCGTGCGGAAATCTACGATGGCGCACTAGACGGACTAGGACTTGAACTTGGCTATGCCGCGAATCGTATCGATCCATTTATGATGGAAGTTCAGGGCAGTGGCTTTGTGCATTTTGGCGACGATGATACTCTCGAGTACTTTGCTTATGCTGGAAAAAACAACAAGGCGTATGTGAGCATTGGCCGTGTATTGATTGAACTTGGGCTGGTACCTCGTGAAAAGATGTCTCTTAAAGCCATTAAAGAGTGGGTGTTGGCAAATGATCCAGAAGTGGTGAAAGAGCTTCTAGAACAGAACCCATCTTTTGTTTTCTTCCAAGCGAATGAAGACTTGTCGGTAATGGGGAGTGCGGGTATTCCATTGTTACCAATGGCAGCCGTTGCTGGTGACCGTTCTATCTTGCCGATGGGCACACCTATTTTGGCAGAAGTTCCGCTTCTTAATGCCGATGGCACCTGGAGTGGGGCACATCAATTACGATTATTACTGGTACTTGATACTGGTGGTGCAGTGAAGCAGAACCACCTTGACCTTTACCATGGTATGGGCGCTAGAGCGGGTACGGAAGCTGGGCACTACAAGCACTTTGGTCGAGTTTGGAAGCTTGGCTTAGACGGCAGTGCAACTGAAGCTCCATGGGCATTGCCTCCTGAGAAGGCAGAGTAA
- the tcdA gene encoding tRNA cyclic N6-threonylcarbamoyladenosine(37) synthase TcdA, with protein sequence MRELTTPASENYDQRFGGTRRLYGNSEVEILRAAHVCVVGIGGVGSWAVEALARTGVGELTLIDMDDVCVTNINRQIHAMTGTVGQSKIEVMAERVKLINPECKVNLIDDFIGPDNQAEYITKEFDYVLDAIDSMKAKASLLAYCRSNKIKVITTGGAGGQVDPTQIQVADLTKTIQDPLAKKLKDTLRRHHNFPKNPARKFGIECVFSTEQLKYPQADGSVCAAKATAEGPKRMDCATGFGAATVVTATFGFVAVSRIVEKLIQKYKK encoded by the coding sequence ATGCGTGAATTGACCACACCAGCTTCTGAAAATTATGACCAACGATTTGGCGGAACTCGTCGCCTATATGGCAATAGCGAAGTTGAAATCTTAAGAGCGGCACACGTGTGTGTGGTTGGTATTGGTGGTGTGGGTTCATGGGCTGTTGAAGCTTTAGCTCGTACTGGCGTTGGTGAGTTGACTCTGATCGATATGGATGATGTGTGCGTGACCAACATTAACCGTCAGATCCATGCGATGACAGGTACGGTTGGTCAAAGCAAAATTGAGGTTATGGCTGAGCGCGTTAAGTTGATTAACCCTGAGTGTAAAGTGAATCTGATTGATGACTTTATCGGCCCTGACAATCAAGCGGAATACATCACCAAAGAATTCGACTATGTACTGGATGCGATCGATAGCATGAAAGCAAAAGCGTCTCTGTTAGCGTATTGTCGAAGCAACAAAATCAAGGTGATTACAACGGGTGGTGCTGGTGGTCAAGTTGACCCAACCCAGATTCAAGTTGCTGATTTAACTAAGACGATTCAAGATCCATTAGCTAAGAAATTGAAAGACACATTGCGTCGTCACCATAACTTCCCGAAGAACCCTGCACGTAAGTTTGGTATAGAGTGTGTATTCTCAACGGAGCAACTAAAGTACCCGCAAGCTGATGGCAGTGTTTGTGCAGCAAAAGCAACAGCGGAAGGTCCTAAACGTATGGACTGCGCAACGGGCTTTGGTGCCGCAACAGTGGTCACGGCGACCTTTGGTTTTGTAGCGGTATCGCGCATTGTTGAAAAGCTGATTCAGAAGTACAAGAAGTAG
- the csdE gene encoding cysteine desulfurase sulfur acceptor subunit CsdE has protein sequence MHSFPDSPFGVAITSDDIVEKMATFHGWEDRYRQVIQWGKKLPQMPEELKSEQVTVAGCESQVWLVAQQDGDVWHFCADSDARIVRGLIALVMAAFDGKTSQQIQAFDIDDYFAKIGLVDHLSPSRGNGLKAIVEQIKQLTN, from the coding sequence ATGCATTCATTTCCAGATTCTCCTTTTGGTGTTGCGATTACTAGTGATGATATTGTTGAGAAAATGGCCACGTTTCACGGCTGGGAAGATCGCTATCGCCAAGTAATTCAATGGGGGAAAAAGCTTCCTCAGATGCCTGAAGAGTTGAAAAGTGAACAAGTGACAGTGGCGGGTTGCGAAAGCCAAGTGTGGTTGGTTGCTCAGCAAGACGGGGATGTTTGGCATTTCTGCGCTGATTCTGATGCACGAATTGTTCGCGGGTTGATTGCTCTTGTGATGGCAGCCTTTGATGGTAAAACATCACAACAGATCCAAGCTTTCGATATTGATGATTACTTCGCAAAAATCGGTTTGGTTGATCACCTGAGCCCTTCTCGTGGCAATGGTCTAAAAGCGATTGTTGAACAGATAAAGCAGCTGACTAATTAG
- the csdA gene encoding cysteine desulfurase CsdA: MLDIQHIRNQFPALTQQVNQQPLIYLDSAATTQKPQTVIDAISDYYSKQNANVHRGSHSLTAKATSQFETARDNVAKFIGATSSKEIIWTRGATEALNLIAQTYARSSLRSGDEILVSELEHHANIVPWQIVAEQTGAKVVKVPMTKDCQFDAAAFDSLLNDKTKIVALAQVTNVTGTRQPIEDVIEKAHSVGAIVVVDGAQGIVHEPVNVSELNADFYVFSGHKLYAPAGIGVLYGKLELLESMPPWHGGGKMVERVSFEGTTYSALPGKFEAGTPNVAGAIALDTAIQWIGQFEQQQVEAHIHQLVDMTYQALSQLDDIEVIGYQPNSSVVTFVMDGVHHQDIATLLDQQGIAVRAGHHCAHPLMDALGIKGTVRISFGIYNTIEDVERLIAAIEKAVDML; the protein is encoded by the coding sequence ATGCTAGACATCCAGCACATTCGCAATCAATTTCCTGCGCTCACCCAACAAGTCAATCAACAACCTCTGATTTACTTAGATAGCGCAGCTACCACACAGAAACCACAAACGGTTATCGATGCGATCAGTGACTATTACTCTAAGCAAAATGCGAATGTTCATCGTGGAAGTCACAGCCTTACAGCCAAAGCAACCAGCCAGTTTGAAACCGCGCGAGATAATGTTGCGAAATTCATTGGGGCTACCTCAAGCAAAGAGATCATCTGGACACGCGGCGCAACTGAAGCCCTCAACTTAATCGCCCAAACCTACGCTCGAAGCTCTTTAAGATCAGGTGATGAGATTCTAGTCAGCGAACTTGAGCACCACGCTAATATTGTTCCGTGGCAGATCGTCGCAGAACAAACCGGAGCGAAAGTAGTCAAAGTACCAATGACCAAAGATTGCCAATTTGATGCTGCTGCTTTTGACTCTCTGCTAAATGACAAAACAAAAATTGTCGCGTTAGCCCAAGTCACCAATGTCACCGGTACACGTCAGCCAATTGAGGATGTTATAGAAAAAGCTCACTCCGTTGGCGCAATCGTCGTTGTTGATGGTGCGCAAGGCATTGTTCATGAGCCCGTGAATGTTTCCGAACTCAATGCCGATTTCTACGTATTCTCTGGGCACAAGCTCTATGCTCCTGCGGGTATTGGTGTGCTTTATGGCAAACTGGAATTACTTGAATCGATGCCACCTTGGCATGGTGGCGGAAAGATGGTCGAGCGCGTTTCGTTTGAAGGCACGACCTACTCAGCACTACCTGGCAAGTTTGAAGCAGGTACGCCGAATGTCGCGGGGGCAATTGCCTTAGACACCGCAATTCAGTGGATTGGTCAGTTTGAACAACAGCAAGTTGAAGCACACATTCATCAACTGGTCGATATGACCTATCAAGCTCTGTCTCAATTGGATGACATTGAAGTGATTGGCTACCAGCCTAACTCCAGTGTGGTCACGTTTGTTATGGATGGCGTGCATCATCAAGATATCGCCACTCTACTCGATCAACAAGGCATTGCAGTTCGAGCTGGTCACCACTGCGCTCACCCATTAATGGATGCGTTAGGAATTAAAGGCACGGTGCGAATTTCGTTTGGAATTTATAACACTATCGAAGATGTTGAAAGGCTAATCGCTGCGATAGAGAAAGCGGTGGATATGCTATAG
- the panE gene encoding 2-dehydropantoate 2-reductase — MNITVVGPGAVGSLWAIKLHQAGHNVSVWSRSTQANYPISLDDQSEVRFHNNDQTKLAASDLILITVKAWQVKSAILPNISHIHKDAILLFMHNGMGAVDNIASSIEHFPVVIATTTQAAYKSAPNQVHHTGKGNTQLGGYNSKGNQCDFLTDVLNHALPDVVWNNNINQALWNKLAINCAINPLTGLEQVKNGQLADGKYQSLVSEIVAEVVEVMTAEKLPTSTESLNLVVQQVIQATAANNSSMKQDMFYQRKTEIDFITGHLLNTARKHGIETPANQSLFDRVKQQEDAWNK, encoded by the coding sequence GTGAATATTACTGTTGTCGGCCCTGGAGCCGTTGGATCGCTGTGGGCAATTAAACTTCATCAAGCCGGACATAATGTCTCGGTATGGAGCCGTTCCACTCAGGCCAACTATCCGATATCACTCGACGATCAAAGCGAAGTTCGATTTCACAACAACGATCAAACCAAGCTCGCAGCTAGCGACCTTATCTTAATTACAGTAAAAGCTTGGCAGGTGAAATCCGCGATACTGCCGAACATTTCTCATATACACAAAGACGCCATTCTTCTATTCATGCATAACGGCATGGGTGCTGTAGACAATATCGCCTCTTCGATTGAACACTTTCCCGTTGTTATCGCGACTACGACTCAAGCTGCTTATAAAAGTGCACCAAATCAGGTTCATCACACTGGAAAAGGCAATACCCAGCTTGGTGGCTACAACAGTAAAGGCAATCAATGTGATTTCTTAACTGACGTGCTCAATCACGCCCTTCCCGACGTTGTTTGGAACAACAATATCAACCAAGCATTATGGAATAAGCTTGCGATAAATTGTGCGATAAACCCGTTAACGGGTCTTGAGCAGGTTAAAAATGGTCAACTTGCTGATGGGAAATATCAGTCTTTGGTTAGTGAAATCGTTGCTGAAGTGGTTGAAGTTATGACGGCAGAGAAACTACCAACGTCTACCGAATCACTGAATTTAGTCGTTCAACAAGTTATCCAGGCTACTGCGGCTAACAACTCGTCGATGAAGCAAGATATGTTTTATCAGCGCAAAACTGAAATCGACTTTATTACTGGTCACTTACTCAACACCGCTCGCAAGCATGGCATCGAAACTCCGGCCAATCAATCGCTATTCGACCGAGTAAAACAACAAGAAGATGCGTGGAATAAATAG
- a CDS encoding outer membrane protein OmpK, whose product MRKSLLALGVIAAATAIPAQAEYLYGFGSMYADYQVWDQGFGNDNDNFGGDISDRNQAVIGIEGGAGFDWGQIYGFYDYEGVDRSGDDRGASTKGTIHYNLMDTKVSLYAQVYNTDTDAGFHEQNRVLGLGYTGLGGDGWAFTPFIGAHQINSGDISGSNGGMLGWVGFYNTDIAGQNFTFSTWGEYEFARNDEYSAVQGGDWGLNGSINALWNFHENWSTGVLYRYTVNKLAREDYQDLIIYRLQYNF is encoded by the coding sequence ATGCGTAAATCACTTTTAGCTCTTGGCGTAATTGCAGCTGCAACAGCTATCCCGGCTCAAGCAGAATACTTATACGGTTTCGGTAGCATGTACGCTGACTACCAAGTTTGGGACCAAGGCTTCGGTAACGACAACGATAACTTCGGTGGTGACATCTCAGATCGTAACCAAGCGGTTATCGGTATTGAAGGTGGCGCTGGATTTGACTGGGGTCAAATCTACGGTTTCTACGACTACGAAGGTGTTGATCGCTCAGGTGATGATCGCGGTGCTTCAACTAAAGGTACTATCCACTACAACTTAATGGATACTAAAGTTAGCCTTTACGCACAAGTTTACAACACAGACACAGATGCTGGCTTCCATGAGCAAAACCGCGTTCTAGGTCTTGGTTACACTGGTCTTGGCGGCGACGGTTGGGCATTTACGCCATTCATCGGTGCACACCAAATCAACTCTGGTGACATCAGCGGTTCTAACGGTGGTATGCTAGGTTGGGTTGGTTTCTACAACACTGATATCGCTGGCCAAAACTTCACATTCTCAACTTGGGGTGAATACGAATTCGCTCGTAACGACGAATACTCTGCAGTACAAGGCGGTGATTGGGGTCTAAATGGTAGCATCAACGCTCTTTGGAACTTCCACGAGAACTGGTCAACAGGTGTTCTATACCGTTACACTGTTAACAAACTAGCACGTGAAGATTATCAAGATTTGATCATCTACCGTCTACAATACAACTTCTAA
- a CDS encoding AmpG family muropeptide MFS transporter, which yields MSSGSSSLSWMQTFRSYLDKRLLWVFMLGCSSGFPWVLIGSNMSGWLKDAGLTRAAIGYFGSVFAVYAINFLWAPLVDRVKLPVLHAILGQRRSWIFFCQTIVLIGTLFIAGVNPADNLAFTSMLALAIAIASATQDIAIDAFRIDTFPKSEASKLPQASAMAVVGWWTGYSLPGYLAFINADAIGWNGVYYGMAGVVVILMLFTLLVGEPKTERERLQQQAQQRHTKVVDSKLVAWFTVTVIEPFYDFFKRNGVQVAITLLLFVFLFKIGEAFLGRMSITFYKEIGFSNEQIGHYSKLIGWGATIFFTLLGSIFNVKFGIVRGLMIGGIAMAGSNLMFAWIAKTGPSETLFLATIIVDNFTTAFSTVAFVSFLTLLTGQAFSATQYALLASLGNFGRTTLASFSGELVDYLNDWSLFFIITALMVIPSLLMLYSLRHFFARLLEEARHQK from the coding sequence ATGTCATCAGGCTCTTCCTCTCTTTCATGGATGCAAACCTTCCGTAGCTATTTAGATAAGCGTCTACTTTGGGTGTTTATGTTGGGCTGTTCCAGTGGTTTTCCGTGGGTGCTGATAGGCTCAAACATGTCAGGCTGGCTCAAAGATGCCGGATTGACTCGTGCTGCGATTGGTTACTTCGGTAGTGTATTTGCTGTCTACGCGATCAATTTCTTGTGGGCACCATTAGTCGACCGCGTCAAATTGCCTGTTCTTCATGCAATACTAGGCCAACGCCGTAGCTGGATTTTTTTCTGTCAAACCATTGTGTTGATCGGCACCTTATTCATCGCTGGTGTGAACCCCGCTGACAATTTGGCTTTTACCTCAATGTTAGCGCTGGCTATTGCGATTGCATCGGCAACTCAAGATATCGCCATCGACGCATTCCGTATTGATACCTTCCCAAAATCTGAAGCATCGAAACTACCACAAGCCTCCGCAATGGCCGTAGTCGGTTGGTGGACAGGGTATTCTTTACCAGGATATCTCGCATTCATCAACGCTGACGCCATCGGTTGGAATGGTGTCTATTATGGTATGGCCGGTGTCGTCGTCATATTAATGCTATTCACTCTACTGGTCGGCGAACCGAAAACAGAACGAGAACGACTACAGCAACAAGCTCAACAACGCCATACTAAAGTAGTCGACTCTAAACTCGTGGCTTGGTTTACCGTAACTGTGATTGAACCCTTTTATGATTTCTTCAAGCGCAATGGCGTGCAAGTGGCCATCACTCTATTGTTGTTTGTATTCCTGTTTAAGATTGGTGAAGCCTTCTTAGGGCGTATGTCGATCACCTTCTATAAAGAGATAGGCTTTAGTAATGAGCAGATCGGTCATTACTCTAAATTGATTGGTTGGGGTGCTACAATTTTCTTCACTTTGCTAGGCAGTATCTTCAATGTGAAGTTTGGCATTGTGCGAGGGCTAATGATCGGCGGTATTGCAATGGCGGGCAGTAACCTAATGTTCGCATGGATTGCTAAAACAGGGCCGAGCGAAACTCTATTCCTCGCAACGATTATTGTCGACAACTTCACAACGGCTTTCTCGACAGTTGCATTTGTTTCGTTTTTAACCTTGCTAACAGGGCAAGCCTTCTCGGCAACACAATACGCTCTTTTAGCATCACTCGGGAACTTCGGACGCACAACGTTAGCCTCCTTTAGTGGGGAGCTGGTCGATTACCTCAACGATTGGTCGCTGTTCTTTATTATCACCGCACTAATGGTGATACCAAGTTTATTGATGCTCTACTCTCTAAGACACTTCTTCGCTCGCTTACTTGAAGAAGCGCGTCATCAAAAATAG
- a CDS encoding peptidylprolyl isomerase codes for MGRILTSITLAMLSASVWAGPKVAVETTLGNFTIELNEEQAPISSENFLKYVEDGSYVGSQFHRVIPGFMAQGGGFDEEMNRLPTYAPIKNEGSNGLQNKTATIAMARTNAPHSATRQFFINYSDNTFLNAGAGNPGYAVFGEVTEGFDVVQKMATIPTKRVGRMSDIPVDPIVITAVKVIK; via the coding sequence ATGGGTCGTATTCTAACGTCTATTACTTTGGCGATGCTAAGTGCGAGCGTTTGGGCTGGCCCAAAAGTGGCAGTTGAAACTACACTCGGTAACTTCACCATCGAACTCAATGAAGAACAAGCGCCAATCAGCTCGGAAAACTTCTTAAAATACGTTGAAGATGGTAGCTATGTTGGCAGTCAATTCCACCGAGTGATTCCGGGCTTTATGGCTCAAGGCGGTGGTTTTGATGAAGAGATGAATCGTCTACCGACTTATGCGCCAATCAAGAATGAAGGCAGCAATGGTCTGCAAAACAAAACAGCAACGATTGCGATGGCACGTACTAATGCGCCACACTCGGCAACTCGTCAGTTCTTCATTAACTATTCTGACAACACTTTCCTAAACGCTGGCGCTGGTAACCCAGGCTACGCGGTATTCGGTGAAGTAACAGAAGGCTTCGATGTCGTTCAGAAAATGGCGACTATTCCAACTAAGCGAGTAGGCCGCATGTCTGATATCCCAGTTGACCCAATTGTGATTACAGCCGTCAAAGTCATCAAATAA
- a CDS encoding YajG family lipoprotein, with protein MKKLILAASIMALTACSAPQQEQINLAPEASLSNSNLVQGKTYTLSSKDVRAAQYVALVDSGRSNIQPIHAKQNMRISLENVLAQQLESQGFRASVNSENSVVLEIQEALVTVKHTIMENQMDGKVTLEVTAETPEGKLVKTFNGTAVRTGALSASNEDIALVLNDVINLVLTEIANDQELQTYMKERF; from the coding sequence ATGAAAAAACTGATTTTAGCAGCTTCTATTATGGCTTTGACGGCGTGTTCTGCGCCTCAACAAGAGCAGATCAACCTTGCTCCTGAAGCTTCTCTCAGTAATAGCAACCTAGTACAAGGCAAAACCTACACTCTGAGCAGTAAAGATGTACGCGCGGCACAGTATGTCGCCCTCGTGGATAGCGGCCGTTCCAACATTCAACCTATTCACGCTAAACAGAACATGCGTATTTCTTTAGAGAACGTATTAGCTCAACAACTAGAGTCACAGGGCTTCCGAGCAAGCGTGAATAGTGAAAACTCGGTTGTTCTTGAAATCCAAGAAGCCTTGGTTACTGTAAAGCACACCATCATGGAAAACCAAATGGATGGTAAAGTGACACTTGAGGTAACAGCTGAAACACCAGAAGGCAAGCTGGTTAAAACCTTTAATGGTACCGCAGTTCGCACTGGCGCATTGAGCGCTTCAAATGAAGATATTGCACTGGTTCTGAACGATGTTATCAATCTAGTTCTAACTGAAATCGCCAACGACCAAGAACTGCAAACTTACATGAAGGAGCGTTTCTAA